In one Bosea sp. RAC05 genomic region, the following are encoded:
- a CDS encoding MerR family transcriptional regulator: MSRHSSALAATVLADGRTAPTAIDTDQSGGFTISDLARDFGVTLRTLRFYESRGLIAPARSGMTRIYSSRDRARLALILKGKQLGFTLVEIRAMLANEDKKGGETSAASVGGLQLSREQVLEQLELLRTQRAEIDDAIAELEASAARFAKA, encoded by the coding sequence ATGTCTCGCCACAGCTCAGCTCTGGCTGCTACCGTCTTGGCCGATGGCCGCACCGCCCCGACCGCGATCGACACCGACCAGTCCGGTGGCTTCACCATCAGCGATCTCGCCCGCGACTTCGGCGTCACGCTGCGCACGCTGCGCTTCTACGAATCGCGCGGCCTGATCGCCCCGGCCCGCTCGGGCATGACGCGCATCTATTCCAGCCGCGATCGCGCCCGGTTGGCGCTGATTCTCAAGGGCAAGCAGCTCGGCTTCACCCTGGTCGAGATCCGGGCCATGCTGGCCAATGAGGACAAGAAGGGCGGCGAGACCAGTGCGGCCTCGGTCGGCGGCCTCCAGCTCAGCCGCGAGCAGGTTCTCGAGCAGCTTGAACTGCTGCGGACCCAGCGCGCCGAGATCGACGATGCGATCGCGGAGCTGGAAGCCTCCGCCGCCCGCTTCGCCAAGGCCTGA
- a CDS encoding acyl-CoA dehydrogenase C-terminal domain-containing protein: MPVYKAPVEDTLFLLNDVFAIERYNNLPGFADATPDVIEAVLGEGAKLCEEVLQPLNLSGDKEGCTRHADGRVSTPKGFKAAHEAYAQGGWIGLAMDPDYGGQGLPYTLGAVMNEFSSSANMAFAMYPGLTMGAIAALNVHGSDEQKRTYLPKMIEGVWSGTMNLTEPHCGTDLGLIKTKAVPNGDGSYSITGTKIFISAGEQDITENIIHLVLARIEGAPAGVKGISLFVVPRNAIGADGSVGENNHVSCGSIEHKMGIHGNATCVMNYDGAKGWLIGTENKGLNAMFVMMNEARLGVAIQGLAQSEVAYQNAVAYAKDRIQGRSLTGAKNPDKAADPIIVHPDVRRTLMSIKAFNEAARAFVLWNALKSDIAHRSGDEAERQAADDQLGLMTPVLKGVLTDVGFDNAVKAQQMFGGHGYIAEWGMEQFVRDARIAMIYEGANGVQAMDLVGRKLGRDGGRAIMAFFNEVGGFLKDNGEDEALKPLLAPLAASLGHLQQATMWFMNNALAKPDNAGAGATDYMHLLGLVSLGYMWAKMAKVAQDKLKAGANGATERMNTKLVTARFFMERSLPETAAHLARITSGADSTMALSAEQF, from the coding sequence ATGCCGGTCTACAAGGCACCCGTCGAAGACACGCTGTTTCTGCTGAACGACGTTTTCGCCATCGAGCGCTACAACAACCTCCCGGGCTTCGCCGACGCGACACCGGACGTGATCGAGGCCGTTCTCGGCGAGGGCGCCAAACTCTGCGAGGAGGTCCTTCAGCCGCTGAACCTGTCGGGCGACAAGGAGGGCTGCACCCGCCACGCCGATGGCCGCGTCTCCACACCGAAGGGCTTCAAGGCGGCCCACGAGGCCTATGCCCAGGGCGGCTGGATCGGGCTGGCCATGGATCCCGACTATGGCGGCCAGGGCCTGCCCTACACGCTGGGCGCCGTGATGAACGAATTCTCCTCCTCGGCGAACATGGCCTTCGCGATGTATCCCGGCCTGACCATGGGCGCGATCGCCGCGCTCAACGTCCACGGCTCGGACGAGCAGAAGCGCACCTATCTGCCCAAGATGATCGAGGGCGTGTGGTCGGGCACGATGAACCTGACCGAGCCGCATTGCGGCACCGATCTCGGCCTGATCAAGACCAAGGCCGTGCCCAATGGTGACGGCTCCTATTCCATCACCGGCACCAAGATCTTCATCTCGGCCGGCGAGCAGGACATCACCGAGAACATCATCCACCTCGTGCTCGCCCGCATCGAGGGCGCGCCCGCCGGCGTCAAGGGCATCTCGCTCTTCGTCGTGCCGCGCAACGCGATCGGCGCGGACGGGTCGGTGGGCGAGAACAACCACGTCTCCTGCGGCTCGATCGAGCACAAGATGGGCATTCACGGCAACGCCACCTGCGTCATGAACTATGACGGGGCGAAGGGCTGGCTCATCGGCACCGAGAACAAGGGCCTCAACGCCATGTTCGTGATGATGAACGAGGCCAGGCTCGGCGTCGCCATCCAGGGGCTGGCCCAGTCCGAGGTCGCCTACCAGAACGCCGTCGCCTATGCGAAGGACCGTATCCAGGGCCGCTCGCTGACCGGCGCCAAGAACCCCGACAAGGCCGCCGACCCGATCATCGTCCATCCCGACGTGCGCCGCACGCTGATGTCGATCAAGGCCTTCAACGAGGCGGCGCGCGCCTTCGTGCTCTGGAACGCGCTGAAGTCGGACATCGCCCACCGCTCGGGCGACGAAGCCGAGCGCCAGGCCGCCGACGACCAGCTCGGCTTGATGACCCCGGTGCTGAAGGGCGTGCTGACCGATGTCGGCTTCGACAATGCGGTGAAGGCGCAGCAGATGTTCGGCGGCCATGGCTACATCGCCGAATGGGGCATGGAGCAGTTCGTGCGCGATGCCCGCATCGCCATGATCTACGAGGGTGCCAACGGCGTGCAGGCGATGGATCTCGTCGGCCGCAAGCTCGGCCGCGACGGCGGCCGCGCCATCATGGCCTTCTTCAACGAGGTCGGCGGCTTCCTGAAGGACAACGGCGAGGACGAGGCGCTGAAGCCCCTGCTCGCGCCGCTCGCCGCCTCGCTCGGCCATCTCCAGCAGGCGACGATGTGGTTCATGAACAACGCGCTCGCCAAGCCCGACAATGCCGGCGCCGGCGCGACCGACTACATGCACCTGCTCGGCCTCGTCTCCCTCGGCTATATGTGGGCCAAGATGGCCAAGGTCGCGCAGGATAAGCTCAAGGCCGGCGCCAATGGCGCGACCGAGCGCATGAACACCAAGCTCGTCACGGCCCGCTTCTTCATGGAGCGCAGCCTGCCCGAGACGGCGGCGCATCTGGCGCGGATCACCAGCGGCGCCGACTCGACGATGGCGCTGAGCGCCGAGCAGTTCTGA
- a CDS encoding acetyl-CoA C-acetyltransferase → MADAYIYDHVRTPRGKGKADGSLHEVTAIELGTTTLRALRDRNGLDTKLVEDVVFGCVDPVGEAGADIARTVALKAGYGKEVPGIQINRFCASGLDAVNLAAAQVMSGQKEMAIGGGVESMSRVGMGASGFGIAVDPSVAIDTYFMPQGISADLIATKYGFSRDDVDAYAVRSHKRAHAAWEAGRFKNSVIPVTDVNGLTILARDETIRPGTDMQALAALKASFVQMGEMGGFDAVATAAHPDVEFVNHVHHAGNSSGIVDGAAAVLVGSKKGGKAAGLKPRARIRAFATVGSDLALMLTGPVDVTELVLRKAGMTTRDIDLFELNEAFSSVVLRFQQAFDIDDAILNVNGGAIAMGHPLGATGAMILGTVLDELERTDKNTALVTLCVAAGMGVATIIERV, encoded by the coding sequence ATGGCAGACGCCTACATCTACGACCATGTCCGCACGCCGCGCGGCAAGGGCAAGGCCGACGGCTCGCTGCACGAGGTCACCGCGATCGAGCTCGGCACGACGACGCTGCGCGCGCTCCGGGACCGCAACGGCCTCGACACCAAGCTGGTCGAGGATGTCGTCTTCGGCTGCGTCGATCCCGTCGGCGAGGCCGGCGCCGACATCGCCCGCACGGTCGCCCTCAAGGCCGGCTACGGCAAGGAGGTGCCGGGAATCCAGATCAACCGCTTCTGCGCCTCGGGGCTGGATGCGGTGAACCTCGCCGCCGCGCAGGTGATGTCGGGCCAGAAGGAGATGGCGATCGGCGGCGGCGTCGAAAGTATGAGCCGCGTCGGCATGGGCGCCTCGGGTTTCGGCATCGCGGTCGATCCTTCCGTCGCCATCGACACCTATTTCATGCCGCAGGGCATCTCGGCCGATCTGATCGCGACGAAATACGGTTTCTCGCGTGACGATGTCGACGCCTATGCCGTGCGCTCGCACAAGCGCGCCCACGCCGCCTGGGAGGCCGGGCGCTTCAAGAACTCGGTCATCCCGGTCACCGACGTCAACGGCCTGACCATCCTCGCCCGCGACGAGACGATCCGCCCCGGCACCGACATGCAGGCGCTCGCCGCACTGAAGGCTTCCTTCGTCCAGATGGGCGAGATGGGCGGGTTCGACGCTGTCGCGACGGCGGCTCATCCCGATGTCGAGTTCGTCAACCACGTCCACCATGCCGGCAACTCCTCGGGCATCGTCGATGGCGCAGCCGCCGTGCTCGTCGGCTCGAAGAAGGGCGGCAAGGCTGCAGGGCTGAAGCCCCGCGCCCGCATCCGCGCCTTCGCCACCGTCGGCTCGGATCTCGCGCTGATGCTGACCGGCCCGGTCGACGTCACCGAGCTCGTGCTGCGCAAGGCCGGTATGACCACCAGGGACATCGACCTGTTCGAGCTGAACGAGGCCTTCTCCTCGGTCGTGCTGCGCTTCCAGCAGGCCTTCGACATCGACGACGCCATCCTGAACGTGAATGGCGGCGCCATCGCCATGGGCCACCCGCTCGGCGCGACCGGCGCGATGATCCTCGGCACCGTGCTCGACGAGCTGGAGCGCACGGACAAGAACACCGCCCTGGTGACGCTCTGCGTCGCCGCCGGCATGGGCGTCGCCACCATCATCGAGCGGGTGTAA
- a CDS encoding FAD-dependent oxidoreductase, translating into MNLTNFRFETDSDGIATATWDMPGRSMNVITPELMAEIDQIIDTVASTEAIKGCVITSGKEAFSGGADLTMLQGLRDLYIRLTKEKGEPVAMQSFFDESRKLSLLYRKLETCGKPFAAAIHGVCLGGAFELALACQYRVVSDDASTRVGLPEIKVGLFPGAGGTQRVARLMQTGDALQMMFKGEQVKALPARNTGLVHAVVPRDQLVANAKEWLKANPTATAPWDQKGFKLPSNKVHSPAGMQIWPPANAIYRRETNDNYPAARAILSAVYEGLQLPIDLGLKVESRYFAKILRTKEAASMIRSLFVSMQELNKGARRPADLPPSKLKKVGVVGAGFMGAGIAYVTAQAGLEVVLVDRDQEAADKGKAYSHKLVSDQIMKGRAKTADRDAVLGRITATADYTALKGCDLVVEAVFEDPKVKAEVIAKVEAAVGPKTIFGSNTSTLPITGLATTSQRPQNFIGIHFFSPVEKMLLVEVIMARKTGKKALAMALDFVRAIKKTPIVVNDTRGFYANRCVGNYLREGHLMLMEGVPPAMIEAAGKQAGMPVGPLSLNDEVAVDLAFKVLKATKAQLGEGAVDPAQEKLLSDMVEKHGRLGRKNRKGFYDYPEAGPKRLWPGLADLVGKRLAPEQVDMQELQHRLLVTQALEAARTYEEGVVTDPREADVGSIIGFGFAPYSGGTLSFIDNMGAAAFVKLCESLAKKHGERFRPNRQLKRMAKTGESYYGAAAAKAAARAA; encoded by the coding sequence ATGAACCTCACCAATTTCCGCTTCGAGACCGATTCCGACGGCATCGCCACCGCGACTTGGGACATGCCGGGCCGCTCGATGAACGTCATCACGCCCGAGCTGATGGCCGAGATCGACCAGATCATCGACACGGTGGCCTCGACCGAGGCGATCAAGGGCTGCGTCATCACCTCCGGCAAGGAGGCCTTTTCCGGCGGCGCCGACCTGACCATGCTGCAGGGCCTGCGCGACCTCTACATTCGCCTGACGAAGGAGAAGGGCGAGCCCGTCGCGATGCAGTCCTTCTTCGACGAGAGCCGCAAGCTCTCGCTGCTCTACCGCAAGCTCGAAACCTGCGGGAAACCATTCGCCGCCGCGATCCACGGCGTCTGCCTCGGTGGCGCCTTCGAACTCGCGCTCGCCTGCCAGTACCGCGTCGTCTCCGACGATGCCTCGACCCGCGTCGGCCTGCCCGAGATCAAGGTCGGGCTCTTCCCCGGCGCCGGCGGCACCCAGCGCGTCGCCCGGCTGATGCAGACGGGCGATGCCCTGCAGATGATGTTCAAGGGCGAGCAGGTGAAGGCGCTGCCGGCCCGCAACACCGGCCTTGTCCATGCCGTCGTCCCGCGCGATCAGCTCGTGGCCAACGCCAAGGAGTGGCTCAAGGCCAACCCGACTGCGACCGCGCCCTGGGACCAGAAGGGCTTCAAGCTGCCCTCCAACAAGGTCCATTCGCCGGCCGGCATGCAGATCTGGCCGCCCGCCAACGCGATCTATCGCCGCGAGACCAACGACAACTACCCGGCCGCCCGCGCCATCCTCTCCGCGGTTTATGAGGGCCTGCAGCTGCCGATCGACCTCGGGCTGAAGGTCGAGAGCCGCTACTTCGCCAAGATCCTGCGGACGAAGGAGGCGGCCTCGATGATCCGCTCGCTCTTCGTCTCGATGCAGGAGCTCAACAAGGGCGCGCGCCGCCCGGCCGATCTCCCGCCGAGCAAGCTGAAGAAGGTCGGCGTCGTCGGCGCGGGCTTCATGGGCGCCGGCATCGCCTATGTCACGGCCCAGGCAGGTCTCGAGGTCGTGCTGGTCGACCGCGACCAGGAGGCCGCCGACAAGGGCAAGGCCTATTCGCACAAGCTCGTCTCCGACCAGATCATGAAGGGCCGCGCCAAGACGGCCGACCGCGACGCGGTGCTCGGGCGCATCACGGCGACCGCCGACTATACAGCGCTCAAGGGCTGCGACCTCGTCGTCGAGGCCGTCTTCGAGGATCCCAAGGTCAAGGCCGAGGTCATCGCCAAGGTCGAAGCCGCCGTCGGGCCGAAGACCATCTTTGGCTCCAACACCTCGACGCTGCCGATCACCGGGCTGGCCACCACGAGCCAGCGGCCGCAGAACTTCATCGGCATCCATTTCTTCTCGCCGGTCGAGAAGATGCTGCTGGTCGAGGTCATCATGGCCAGGAAGACCGGCAAGAAGGCGCTCGCCATGGCGCTCGACTTCGTCCGTGCCATCAAGAAGACGCCGATCGTCGTCAACGATACGCGCGGTTTCTACGCCAACCGCTGCGTCGGCAATTATCTGCGCGAAGGCCATCTCATGCTGATGGAAGGCGTGCCGCCGGCGATGATCGAGGCGGCCGGCAAGCAGGCCGGCATGCCGGTCGGCCCGCTCTCGCTCAATGACGAGGTTGCGGTCGATCTCGCCTTCAAGGTGCTGAAGGCGACGAAGGCCCAACTCGGCGAGGGCGCCGTCGATCCGGCGCAGGAGAAGCTGCTCTCCGACATGGTCGAGAAGCACGGCCGCCTCGGCCGGAAAAACCGCAAGGGCTTCTACGACTATCCGGAAGCCGGGCCCAAGCGCCTCTGGCCGGGGCTGGCCGATCTCGTCGGCAAGCGTCTGGCGCCGGAACAGGTCGACATGCAGGAACTGCAGCACCGTCTTCTGGTGACGCAGGCGCTGGAGGCGGCCCGCACCTATGAGGAGGGCGTCGTCACCGATCCGCGCGAGGCCGATGTCGGCTCGATCATCGGCTTCGGCTTCGCGCCCTATTCGGGCGGCACGCTCTCCTTCATCGACAACATGGGCGCGGCCGCCTTCGTGAAGCTCTGCGAGAGCCTGGCGAAGAAGCATGGCGAGCGCTTCAGGCCCAACCGGCAGCTCAAGCGCATGGCCAAGACCGGCGAGAGCTATTACGGCGCCGCCGCCGCGAAGGCCGCAGCCAGGGCTGCCTGA
- a CDS encoding peptide deformylase, with protein MAIRPILRFPDPRLRAVAEPVERFDGELRQLAADLLETMRAAPGVGITAPHIGVPLRLVVLELTPGDVRTYANPQLLWASPETSRANEGSVSMPGVTEEVERPAKIRLTWSDLDGTAHEEEAEGFLATCHQHEIDQLDGIFWLQRLSRLKRERVVARYGKLQRG; from the coding sequence TTGGCGATCCGGCCGATCCTCCGCTTCCCCGATCCGCGCCTGCGCGCGGTCGCGGAACCGGTCGAGCGCTTCGACGGCGAGCTGCGCCAGCTCGCCGCTGATCTGCTGGAGACGATGCGTGCCGCGCCCGGCGTCGGCATCACCGCGCCCCATATCGGCGTGCCCCTGCGGCTCGTCGTGCTGGAGCTGACGCCCGGCGACGTCCGGACCTACGCCAACCCGCAGCTCCTCTGGGCCTCTCCGGAGACGAGCCGCGCCAACGAAGGCAGCGTCTCGATGCCCGGCGTCACCGAGGAGGTCGAGCGGCCGGCGAAAATCCGCCTCACTTGGAGCGATCTCGACGGCACCGCCCATGAAGAAGAGGCCGAAGGCTTCCTCGCCACCTGCCACCAGCACGAAATCGACCAGCTCGACGGCATCTTCTGGCTCCAGCGCCTCTCGCGGCTGAAGCGCGAACGGGTGGTGGCGCGATATGGGAAGCTGCAGAGGGGGTAG
- a CDS encoding HNH endonuclease, whose amino-acid sequence MTRVSPDYDDVPEKQYHFQQAYRGQAEAAVGDMIVYYEPRRSGSSERPASGRQAYFAFARLTHIEPDPILADHFYGFVDDFLDFDRPVPFKEAGGYYESALMREDGKTSKGAFGRSVRLLPEHEFAAIIAAGYASISGYEPARTNLADFGFSDTEQAPYERPIVQSLISRPFREESFRRHVRLAYDNRCAVTGLRLINGGGRPEVQAAHIMPVASNGPDSIRNGLALSGTVHWLFDRGLISIADDLSLIAPPKLIPDALAGLVQHGKPLLTPRDEAALPHRSFIEHHRNHVFKG is encoded by the coding sequence ATGACCCGTGTCTCTCCGGACTACGATGATGTTCCGGAAAAGCAGTATCATTTCCAACAGGCCTACCGAGGCCAAGCGGAGGCCGCGGTTGGCGACATGATCGTCTACTACGAGCCACGACGCTCAGGATCTTCTGAACGCCCTGCAAGCGGAAGGCAGGCGTATTTTGCCTTTGCGAGACTAACGCATATAGAACCAGACCCGATTTTAGCCGATCATTTCTATGGTTTTGTTGATGATTTCTTAGACTTCGACCGACCAGTTCCATTCAAAGAAGCTGGAGGATATTACGAGTCTGCCCTTATGCGGGAAGACGGTAAAACCAGCAAAGGCGCCTTTGGCCGATCGGTCCGGCTGTTACCTGAGCATGAGTTCGCTGCGATAATTGCGGCTGGCTACGCAAGCATTTCGGGGTACGAGCCAGCTCGGACAAACCTCGCCGACTTTGGCTTCTCCGACACGGAGCAGGCACCGTATGAACGTCCGATCGTTCAGTCGCTGATCAGCCGGCCTTTTCGCGAGGAGAGTTTTCGTCGCCATGTTCGCCTCGCCTATGACAACCGCTGCGCCGTGACAGGCCTGCGGCTGATCAACGGGGGCGGGCGACCCGAGGTCCAGGCGGCCCACATCATGCCGGTTGCATCAAATGGGCCTGACTCGATCCGGAATGGCTTGGCCCTATCGGGAACAGTTCACTGGCTCTTTGACCGTGGCCTGATCTCGATCGCGGATGATTTGTCCCTGATTGCACCACCGAAGCTCATTCCCGATGCCCTCGCCGGCTTGGTGCAACACGGCAAGCCGCTGTTGACGCCACGCGACGAGGCCGCGCTGCCGCATCGGTCCTTCATCGAGCATCATCGCAATCATGTGTTCAAGGGTTGA